The following coding sequences are from one Streptomyces venezuelae window:
- a CDS encoding aldehyde dehydrogenase, protein MTELVEHGQLFIGGELVDPLGKDVIDIVSPHTGEVFARVPHAAPADIDRAVAAARKAFEHGPWPRMTLDERIEVVTKIKDGFAVRHEEIARVISTENGTPYTSSVMVQALAAMMVWDAAITVARDFPYEEQRDGVLGRLLVRREPVGVVAAVVPWNVPQFTAAAKLAPALLAGCPVILKTSPEAPLDAYILAELAAEAGLPEGVLSIVCADREVSEYLVGHPDVDKVSFTGSVAAGKRVMEVAARNLTRVTLELGGKSAAVILPDADTATAVAGITPFAWMINGQACVAQTRILVPRTRYDEFAEAFAAAASALKVGDPLDPATELGPLVARRQQQRSLDYIRIGQEEGAKILAGGGRPAGLDRGWYVEPTLFGGVDNSMRIAREEIFGPVICLLPYGDEDEAVRIADDSDYGLSGSVWTADTERGIDIARRVRTGTYSVNTFSLDMLGPFGGFKNSGLGREFGPEGYGEYFEHKMIHLPNGYEGSGA, encoded by the coding sequence ATGACCGAGCTCGTGGAACACGGACAGCTGTTCATCGGCGGGGAGTTGGTCGACCCGCTCGGCAAGGACGTCATCGACATCGTCTCCCCGCACACCGGAGAGGTCTTCGCCCGCGTGCCGCACGCGGCCCCCGCCGACATCGACCGCGCCGTCGCCGCCGCCCGCAAGGCGTTCGAGCACGGACCCTGGCCGCGCATGACCCTGGACGAGCGCATCGAGGTCGTCACGAAGATCAAGGACGGCTTCGCGGTGCGCCACGAGGAGATCGCCCGCGTCATCAGCACCGAGAACGGCACCCCGTACACCTCCAGTGTGATGGTGCAGGCCCTCGCCGCGATGATGGTGTGGGACGCGGCGATCACCGTCGCGCGCGACTTCCCGTACGAGGAGCAGCGGGACGGCGTCCTCGGCAGGCTGCTCGTCCGGCGCGAACCCGTGGGCGTCGTCGCGGCCGTCGTGCCGTGGAACGTCCCGCAGTTCACCGCCGCCGCCAAACTGGCCCCCGCCCTCCTCGCCGGCTGTCCCGTGATCCTCAAGACCTCCCCGGAGGCGCCCCTGGACGCCTACATACTCGCCGAGCTCGCCGCCGAGGCGGGCCTGCCCGAGGGCGTGCTGTCCATCGTCTGCGCCGACCGCGAGGTCAGCGAGTACCTCGTCGGGCACCCCGACGTCGACAAGGTGTCCTTCACCGGATCCGTCGCCGCGGGCAAACGCGTCATGGAGGTCGCCGCCCGCAACCTCACCCGCGTGACCCTGGAACTGGGCGGCAAGTCCGCCGCCGTCATCCTGCCGGACGCCGACACGGCCACGGCCGTCGCGGGCATCACCCCGTTCGCCTGGATGATCAACGGCCAGGCCTGCGTGGCCCAGACCCGCATCCTCGTCCCCCGCACCCGCTACGACGAGTTCGCCGAGGCCTTCGCCGCCGCAGCGAGCGCCCTCAAGGTCGGCGACCCCCTCGACCCCGCCACCGAACTCGGCCCGCTCGTCGCCCGGCGGCAGCAGCAGCGCTCCCTCGACTACATCCGCATCGGCCAGGAGGAAGGCGCCAAGATCCTCGCGGGCGGCGGCCGTCCCGCCGGACTCGACCGGGGCTGGTACGTCGAGCCGACCCTCTTCGGCGGCGTCGACAACTCGATGCGCATCGCCCGCGAGGAGATCTTCGGCCCCGTCATCTGCCTGCTGCCCTACGGCGACGAGGACGAGGCGGTACGCATCGCCGACGACTCCGACTACGGACTCAGCGGCAGCGTCTGGACGGCCGACACCGAGCGTGGCATCGACATCGCGCGCCGCGTGCGCACCGGCACGTACTCCGTGAACACCTTCAGCCTCGACATGCTCGGCCCCTTCGGCGGCTTCAAGAACTCGGGCCTCGGGCGCGAGTTCGGGCCCGAGGGATACGGCGAGTACTTCGAGCACAAGATGATCCACCTCCCCAACGGCTATGAGGGGAGCGGTGCCTGA
- a CDS encoding ferredoxin — protein MGDRWHVEVDRSVCIGSGMCVLTAPGGFALDTARQSHPTAPETDANEKVLEAAEGCPVEAITITLAHGGEVVFPPEE, from the coding sequence ATGGGAGACCGCTGGCACGTCGAGGTCGACCGGTCCGTCTGCATCGGCTCCGGGATGTGCGTGCTCACCGCGCCCGGCGGCTTCGCACTGGACACCGCCCGCCAGTCGCACCCCACCGCCCCCGAGACCGACGCCAACGAGAAGGTCCTCGAAGCGGCGGAGGGCTGCCCGGTCGAGGCGATCACGATCACGCTGGCCCACGGCGGGGAGGTCGTGTTCCCGCCGGAGGAGTGA
- a CDS encoding MBL fold metallo-hydrolase codes for MTPQVTDPPVTEHGGGVWSIKVPIPDNPLGFTLVHLLDTDAGPVLVDTGWDDPASWDTLVAGLAACGVAVADVHGVVITHHHPDHHGLSGQVRDASGAWIAMHDADASVVRRTRSNPPDRWYAYLVDKLTAAGAPADHLAPLLRARDEGRPRKLPGLAPALPDRSITPGELLALPGRRLRAVWTPGHTPGHVCLHLEEDHPAGLRGNGRLFSGDHLLPGISPHIGLYEDPDSETVTDPLGDYLDSLERVARLGPAEILPAHQRAFTDAPARVHELLAHHEERLTGLLALLAEPLTPWQIAARMEWNRPWDEIPYGSRTIAVSEAEAHVRRLVKLGRAEAVPGSDPVAFVAV; via the coding sequence ATGACCCCGCAGGTGACGGACCCGCCGGTGACCGAGCACGGCGGCGGCGTCTGGAGCATCAAGGTCCCGATCCCCGACAACCCCCTCGGCTTCACCCTCGTCCACCTCCTCGACACCGACGCGGGACCGGTCCTCGTCGACACCGGCTGGGACGACCCGGCGTCCTGGGACACCCTCGTCGCCGGGCTCGCCGCGTGCGGCGTCGCGGTCGCCGACGTGCACGGCGTCGTCATCACCCACCACCACCCCGACCACCACGGCCTCTCCGGCCAGGTCCGCGACGCGTCCGGAGCGTGGATCGCCATGCACGACGCCGACGCGTCCGTGGTCCGCCGCACCCGCTCGAACCCGCCGGACCGCTGGTACGCGTACCTCGTGGACAAGCTCACGGCCGCCGGCGCGCCCGCCGACCACCTCGCCCCGCTGCTCCGCGCCCGCGACGAGGGCCGCCCCCGCAAGCTCCCCGGCCTCGCCCCCGCCCTGCCCGACCGCTCCATCACCCCCGGCGAACTCCTCGCCCTGCCCGGCCGCCGCCTGCGCGCCGTCTGGACCCCCGGCCACACGCCCGGCCACGTCTGCCTCCACCTGGAGGAGGACCACCCCGCGGGCCTGCGCGGCAACGGCCGCCTCTTCTCCGGCGACCATCTGCTGCCCGGCATCAGCCCGCACATCGGCCTGTACGAGGACCCCGATTCGGAGACGGTGACCGACCCCCTCGGCGACTACCTGGACTCCCTGGAGCGCGTCGCCCGCCTCGGCCCCGCGGAGATCCTCCCCGCCCACCAGCGCGCGTTCACCGACGCGCCGGCCCGCGTCCACGAACTCCTGGCCCACCACGAGGAGCGCCTGACCGGGCTGCTCGCCCTGCTCGCCGAGCCCCTCACCCCGTGGCAGATCGCCGCGCGCATGGAGTGGAACCGGCCCTGGGACGAAATCCCCTACGGGTCGAGGACCATCGCCGTGTCGGAGGCCGAGGCGCATGTGCGGCGGCTGGTGAAGCTGGGGCGCGCCGAGGCCGTGCCGGGGAGCGATCCGGTCGCGTTCGTGGCGGTGTGA